A section of the Pimelobacter simplex genome encodes:
- a CDS encoding taurine ABC transporter substrate-binding protein, producing MNRTRWTAAAGLVAALVLPLSACSLGEDKEASASDCPWKADTSVTGKIRIGYQKIPNGDVVVKDQRILESCLPNATVEWSNFASGGDVIQAFGGGSLDLGLAGSSPSTKALSAPLDLPVKVVWIHDVIGEAESLVVRDPAITDIKGLKGKTIATPFGSTAHYSLLQAITDAGEDPADYKLVNSEPEQVAPAWTKGDIDAAWIWDPTLSELKKEGGTVILSSADTAAAGKPTYDLGLASTSFIEANPKVLEVWAKAQDYAVEQILTDPDKAAESVAIEVGVTPEEAKAQFAGLTYLRAADQAEAEWLGKKLGEDLHATAEFLLTQDGIDAVAGPDVYAAGVDPSGAAAAGK from the coding sequence ATGAACCGCACCCGTTGGACCGCCGCTGCCGGTCTGGTCGCCGCCCTCGTGCTCCCGCTGTCGGCGTGCAGCCTGGGCGAGGACAAGGAGGCGTCGGCGAGCGACTGCCCCTGGAAGGCCGACACCTCGGTGACCGGCAAGATCCGGATCGGCTACCAGAAGATCCCCAACGGCGATGTCGTGGTCAAGGACCAGCGGATCCTCGAGTCCTGCCTGCCCAACGCCACCGTCGAGTGGAGCAACTTCGCCTCCGGCGGCGACGTGATCCAGGCGTTCGGCGGCGGCAGCCTCGACCTCGGCCTGGCCGGCTCCTCGCCCTCGACCAAGGCCCTCTCCGCGCCGCTGGACCTGCCGGTCAAGGTGGTCTGGATCCACGACGTCATCGGCGAGGCCGAGTCGCTGGTGGTCCGCGACCCCGCGATCACCGACATCAAGGGGCTGAAGGGCAAGACGATCGCGACGCCGTTCGGCTCGACCGCGCACTACTCGCTGCTCCAGGCGATCACGGACGCCGGCGAGGACCCGGCCGACTACAAGCTCGTCAACAGCGAGCCCGAGCAGGTCGCGCCGGCCTGGACCAAGGGCGACATCGACGCCGCCTGGATCTGGGACCCGACCCTGTCGGAGCTGAAGAAGGAGGGCGGCACGGTCATCCTGTCGAGCGCGGACACCGCGGCGGCCGGCAAGCCGACGTACGACCTGGGGCTGGCGAGCACGTCGTTCATCGAGGCCAACCCGAAGGTGCTGGAGGTCTGGGCCAAGGCCCAGGACTACGCCGTCGAGCAGATCCTCACCGACCCCGACAAGGCCGCCGAGAGCGTGGCGATCGAGGTCGGCGTGACGCCGGAGGAGGCCAAGGCGCAGTTCGCCGGGCTGACCTACCTGCGTGCCGCGGACCAGGCCGAGGCGGAGTGGCTGGGCAAGAAGCTCGGCGAGGACCTCCACGCCACCGCGGAGTTCCTGCTCACCCAGGACGGCATCGACGCCGTCGCCGGACCCGACGTGTACGCCGCCGGGGTCGACCCGTCCGGTGCGGCGGCCGCAGGCAAGTGA
- a CDS encoding ABC transporter ATP-binding protein, whose translation MSKGIAVAGLEHAFPARGGAVAALGRIDLDIAPGELVTLAGPSGCGKTTLLRMIAGFASPSAGSIAVGGVPVTGPGVERGVVFQQPNLYPWLDVRRNVALGPRLRGVRRAERLAIADRYLDLVGLSDAADRRPYELSGGMQQRAQIARVLAGDPEVILMDEPYGALDALTRERLQGELLALWRATGKTILFITHSVDEAVFLGSRVLVMSPRPGRIVLDELVPFSADADLAPDEIRGLAKFGETAARVRAAIAH comes from the coding sequence ATGAGCAAGGGCATCGCCGTCGCCGGCCTGGAGCACGCGTTCCCGGCCCGCGGCGGCGCCGTCGCGGCGCTCGGCCGGATCGACCTCGACATCGCGCCCGGTGAGCTCGTCACGCTCGCCGGGCCGTCGGGGTGCGGCAAGACCACGCTGCTGCGGATGATCGCCGGCTTCGCGTCGCCGTCGGCGGGGTCGATCGCGGTGGGCGGCGTGCCGGTGACGGGGCCGGGGGTCGAGCGCGGGGTGGTCTTCCAGCAGCCGAACCTCTACCCCTGGCTCGACGTACGGCGCAACGTGGCGCTCGGCCCCCGCCTGCGCGGCGTACGGCGGGCCGAGCGGCTGGCGATCGCCGACCGCTACCTCGACCTGGTCGGGCTGAGCGACGCCGCCGACCGGCGTCCGTACGAGCTCTCCGGCGGCATGCAGCAGCGCGCCCAGATCGCACGGGTGCTCGCCGGCGACCCGGAGGTGATCCTCATGGACGAGCCCTACGGCGCGCTCGACGCCCTCACCCGCGAGCGCCTGCAGGGCGAGCTGCTCGCGCTGTGGCGGGCCACCGGCAAGACCATCCTCTTCATCACCCACAGCGTCGACGAGGCGGTCTTCCTCGGCTCGCGGGTGCTCGTGATGAGCCCGCGCCCGGGGCGGATCGTCCTCGACGAGCTGGTCCCGTTCTCCGCCGACGCCGACCTCGCGCCGGACGAGATCCGCGGGCTGGCGAAGTTCGGCGAGACGGCCGCCCGGGTCCGGGCGGCCATCGCGCACTGA
- a CDS encoding long-chain-fatty-acid--CoA ligase encodes MSATTEPENPAPATRAWPPAVPPEPTYVDDRLNYWAEATPDAEAMTYLGRTWTWAEWHDRVHRAAGGLRDLGVARGDVVSFLDKNHPACVEISLAAGSIGAANAIINWRSAGDEIDYAVNDSGAKVLFVGRELMPTIEAIRDRLPNVEKIIEVTPDGGEDDEYEQFLTASTACADGPDVLEDDVCLVMYSSGTTGRPKGVMLTHRNMVKHTINAHDGWGFEPGDKSMVAMPLFHVGGSSYVLFGIHDGIPSVMTREPDAASLAGAILAGANRTFLVPAVLAQVLQAGPDAVQLFGLLKTYTYGAAPMPPPLLRAAMKAWPDTDFIQVYGLTEVAGVATHLMPEDHRTAEADGHPERLVSAGKPLPECEVRIVDPATLADVATGEHGEIWLKTPQLMKGFLNKPEATAEVITDDGWFRTGDMGHVDEDGFVFVSDRLKDMIITGGENVYSPEVERVLSEHPAVLEVAVIGVPDERWGESVKGVVALKEGSDTSELELIEWTRERLAHFKAPKTVDIIPALPRNPTGKILKRELRKPYWEEQERQV; translated from the coding sequence GTGAGTGCGACGACGGAGCCCGAGAACCCCGCCCCTGCCACCCGCGCGTGGCCGCCTGCCGTGCCGCCGGAGCCGACGTACGTCGACGACCGGCTCAACTACTGGGCCGAGGCCACCCCCGACGCCGAGGCGATGACCTACCTCGGCCGGACCTGGACCTGGGCCGAGTGGCACGACCGCGTCCACCGCGCGGCCGGCGGCCTGCGCGACCTCGGTGTCGCCCGCGGCGACGTCGTGTCCTTCCTCGACAAGAACCACCCGGCCTGCGTCGAGATCAGCCTCGCCGCGGGCTCGATCGGCGCCGCCAACGCGATCATCAACTGGCGCTCGGCCGGCGACGAGATCGACTACGCCGTCAACGACTCCGGCGCCAAGGTGCTCTTCGTCGGGCGCGAGCTGATGCCGACGATCGAGGCGATCCGCGACCGGCTGCCGAACGTCGAGAAGATCATCGAGGTCACCCCCGACGGGGGCGAGGACGACGAGTACGAGCAGTTCCTGACCGCCTCCACGGCCTGCGCCGACGGCCCCGACGTCCTCGAGGACGACGTGTGCCTGGTGATGTACTCCTCCGGCACGACCGGCCGGCCCAAGGGCGTCATGCTCACCCACCGCAACATGGTCAAGCACACCATCAACGCCCATGACGGCTGGGGATTCGAGCCGGGCGACAAGTCGATGGTGGCCATGCCGCTCTTCCACGTGGGCGGCTCGTCGTACGTGCTGTTCGGGATCCACGACGGCATCCCCAGCGTGATGACCCGCGAGCCCGACGCGGCCTCGCTGGCCGGCGCGATCCTGGCCGGCGCCAACCGGACCTTCCTGGTGCCGGCGGTCCTCGCCCAGGTGCTCCAGGCGGGCCCCGACGCGGTCCAGCTGTTCGGGCTGCTCAAGACCTACACCTACGGCGCCGCGCCGATGCCGCCGCCGCTGCTGCGCGCGGCGATGAAGGCCTGGCCCGACACCGACTTCATCCAGGTCTACGGCCTGACCGAGGTGGCCGGCGTCGCGACCCACCTGATGCCCGAGGACCACCGCACCGCGGAGGCCGACGGTCACCCCGAGCGCCTCGTCTCGGCCGGCAAGCCGCTGCCCGAGTGCGAGGTCCGGATCGTCGACCCGGCCACGCTCGCCGACGTCGCCACCGGCGAGCACGGCGAGATCTGGCTCAAGACGCCACAGCTGATGAAGGGCTTCCTCAACAAGCCCGAGGCCACCGCCGAGGTGATCACCGACGACGGCTGGTTCCGCACCGGCGACATGGGCCACGTCGACGAGGACGGCTTCGTGTTCGTCTCCGACCGGCTCAAGGACATGATCATCACCGGCGGCGAGAACGTGTACTCCCCCGAGGTCGAGCGGGTCCTCTCCGAGCACCCCGCGGTCCTCGAGGTCGCCGTGATCGGCGTACCGGACGAGCGGTGGGGCGAGTCGGTCAAGGGCGTGGTCGCGCTCAAGGAGGGCTCGGACACCAGCGAGCTCGAGCTCATCGAGTGGACCCGCGAGCGCCTCGCCCACTTCAAGGCGCCCAAGACCGTCGACATCATCCCGGCACTGCCCCGCAACCCCACGGGCAAGATCCTCAAGCGCGAGCTCCGCAAGCCCTACTGGGAGGAGCAGGAGCGCCAGGTCTGA
- a CDS encoding Pls/PosA family non-ribosomal peptide synthetase — MNPLLRGDEAPPPRTLVDVLRRTAADHPDAMALDSGNDTVTYAEFAEAAEAVATDLADLGIGPGDKVGVRLPSGTTDLYVAIMGILFAGAAYVPVDADDPEERARLVFGEARVAALIGTGLVIEARREAPARSRRDPGVDDDAWVIFTSGSTGTPKGVAVTHRNAAAFVDAEAGMFLQDAPIGPSDRVMAGLSVAFDASCEEMWLAWRYGACLVPAPRALVRSGVDVGPWLTANDISVVSTVPTLVSLWPDDALERVRLLILGGEALPPEVAARLAREGREVWNTYGPTEATVVACGALVDGVGPVRIGLPLAGWDLVVVDPATGEPVGEGERGELIIGGVGLARYLDPAKDAEKYAPMPTLGWERAYRSGDIVINDPAGLLFAGRADDQVKVGGRRIELGEIDSALLALPGVSAAAAAVRRTSTGNQLLVGYLTTTAAYDAAAATAHLRATMPAALVPRLAVVDDIPTRTSGKVDRDALPWPLPTADPADAGLHGTSARIAEVWQKVIGAAPDGPGSDFFDLGGGSLTAAQVVTLLRAEHAELTVADLYENPTVDGLAAFLDSLEPSALAEQSRKVKPIPPKTQVGQVLAVPVLRALAAPRWLAGILTASRLAHDLLDVAWVPAAPWWLIVLLLVVFVSPPGRMLVAAKLARAVLAGVQPGSYPRGGKVHLRIWAAERLADELGATRLGGAPYITWYARLLGAKVARGADLHSLPPITGHLTVGKGASIEPEVDLTGYWIDGDTLHVGGIRVGRRARVGTRSMLCPGAVVGDDAEVAPGSAVFGQVPAGEFWSGAPATRASSAARGPWAERPPASRRSLRVWAVSYAATAALLALLPLLALLAVVVPVLLLADIGSTASAGEAARALLPWLVPGVVAGCVVLALLVLLVVRLLARGVKPGAHPLQSRAALCVWGTIRVLDEARTWLFALYSSQLTPRWLRLLGARIGKDVEASTVLMIPSLTTVSDQAFLADDTLIGGYELGGGWLRAERVKVGKRAFVGNSAMAAPGRKVPKRSLVAVLSAAPARGTVKAGESWLGSPPAPLRRAEQGSADERTYAPPTRLKVARACWELARLVPIALAVALHALVVLGSLAVWADHGAVAGALVVPLLLWGAGLLAAVVAIAAKWLLVGRVRAGAHPLWSSFVWRNELADTFVEVLATPWFAGLATGSPLITLWFRAMGARVGRGVWCESYWLPEPDLVDLGDGATVNQGSVVQTHLFHDRLLATDTVRLRRGATLGPNSVVLPAASLGKHATVGPVSLVMRGETVPDKTRWIGNPIGPWAED, encoded by the coding sequence GTGAACCCCCTGCTCCGCGGTGACGAGGCGCCCCCGCCGCGCACGCTGGTCGACGTCCTGCGGCGCACGGCCGCCGACCACCCGGACGCGATGGCGCTCGACAGCGGCAACGACACGGTCACCTACGCCGAGTTCGCCGAGGCCGCCGAGGCGGTCGCCACCGACCTGGCCGACCTCGGGATCGGCCCGGGCGACAAGGTCGGCGTCCGGCTGCCGTCGGGCACGACCGACCTCTACGTCGCGATCATGGGGATCCTGTTCGCCGGTGCCGCCTACGTGCCGGTCGACGCCGACGACCCCGAGGAGCGGGCCCGGCTGGTGTTCGGCGAGGCCCGGGTCGCCGCGCTCATCGGCACCGGCCTGGTCATCGAGGCGCGCCGCGAGGCGCCGGCCCGGTCCCGGCGCGACCCGGGGGTCGACGACGACGCCTGGGTGATCTTCACGTCCGGCTCTACGGGGACGCCCAAGGGGGTCGCGGTCACCCACCGCAATGCCGCGGCGTTCGTCGACGCCGAGGCCGGGATGTTCCTGCAGGACGCGCCGATCGGCCCGTCCGACCGGGTGATGGCGGGCCTCAGCGTCGCCTTCGACGCGAGCTGCGAGGAGATGTGGCTCGCCTGGCGCTACGGCGCCTGCCTGGTCCCCGCGCCGCGGGCGCTGGTGCGCAGCGGCGTCGACGTCGGCCCCTGGCTGACCGCCAACGACATCTCCGTCGTCTCCACCGTGCCGACCCTGGTCAGCCTGTGGCCCGACGACGCGCTCGAGCGGGTCCGGCTGCTCATCCTCGGCGGCGAGGCGCTGCCGCCCGAGGTGGCCGCCCGCCTGGCCCGCGAGGGCCGCGAGGTCTGGAACACCTATGGCCCGACCGAGGCGACCGTGGTCGCGTGCGGCGCGCTCGTCGACGGCGTCGGCCCGGTCCGGATCGGGCTGCCCCTGGCCGGCTGGGACCTCGTCGTGGTCGATCCCGCGACCGGTGAGCCGGTCGGCGAGGGCGAGCGCGGCGAGCTGATCATCGGCGGCGTCGGGCTGGCCCGCTACCTCGACCCGGCCAAGGACGCCGAGAAGTACGCGCCCATGCCGACACTCGGCTGGGAGCGCGCCTACCGCAGCGGCGACATCGTCATCAACGACCCCGCGGGGCTGCTGTTCGCCGGCCGCGCCGACGACCAGGTCAAGGTCGGCGGACGCCGGATCGAGCTCGGCGAGATCGACTCGGCCCTGCTCGCGCTGCCCGGGGTCTCGGCCGCCGCGGCGGCCGTGCGCCGCACGAGCACGGGCAACCAGCTGCTCGTCGGCTACCTCACCACCACCGCGGCGTACGACGCGGCGGCGGCGACCGCCCACCTGCGGGCCACGATGCCGGCGGCCCTCGTCCCGCGGCTCGCGGTCGTCGACGACATCCCGACGCGCACCTCCGGCAAGGTCGACCGCGACGCGCTGCCCTGGCCGCTGCCGACCGCGGATCCCGCCGACGCCGGCCTGCACGGCACCTCCGCGCGCATCGCGGAGGTCTGGCAGAAGGTCATCGGCGCGGCTCCCGACGGCCCGGGGTCCGACTTCTTCGACCTCGGCGGCGGCAGCCTCACCGCGGCCCAGGTGGTCACGCTCCTGCGCGCGGAGCACGCCGAGCTCACGGTCGCGGACCTCTACGAGAACCCCACCGTCGACGGGCTCGCGGCCTTCCTCGACTCGCTCGAGCCGAGCGCGCTCGCCGAGCAGAGCCGCAAGGTCAAGCCGATCCCGCCCAAGACCCAGGTCGGCCAGGTGCTCGCCGTACCGGTGCTGCGGGCGCTCGCCGCGCCGCGATGGCTCGCCGGGATCCTGACCGCCTCGCGCCTGGCCCACGACCTGCTCGACGTGGCCTGGGTGCCGGCCGCGCCGTGGTGGCTGATCGTGCTGCTGCTCGTCGTCTTCGTCAGCCCGCCGGGGCGGATGCTCGTCGCCGCCAAGCTCGCCCGGGCCGTGCTCGCCGGCGTGCAGCCGGGGTCCTACCCGCGCGGCGGCAAGGTGCACCTGCGGATCTGGGCGGCCGAGCGCCTCGCCGACGAGCTGGGCGCGACCCGCCTCGGCGGCGCGCCCTACATCACCTGGTACGCGCGGCTGCTCGGCGCCAAGGTCGCCCGCGGCGCCGACCTGCACTCGCTGCCGCCCATCACCGGTCACCTCACCGTCGGCAAGGGCGCCTCGATCGAGCCCGAGGTCGACCTCACCGGCTACTGGATCGACGGGGACACCCTGCACGTGGGCGGGATCCGGGTGGGCCGCCGGGCCCGCGTCGGCACCCGCTCGATGCTCTGCCCCGGCGCGGTCGTCGGGGACGACGCCGAGGTGGCGCCCGGCTCCGCGGTCTTCGGGCAGGTGCCCGCCGGGGAGTTCTGGTCCGGCGCGCCGGCCACCCGCGCCAGCTCCGCCGCCCGGGGTCCGTGGGCCGAGCGCCCGCCGGCCTCGCGCCGCTCGCTGCGCGTGTGGGCGGTCTCGTACGCCGCAACGGCCGCCCTGCTCGCGCTGCTGCCGCTGCTCGCGCTGCTCGCGGTCGTCGTACCGGTGCTGCTGCTGGCCGACATCGGCTCGACCGCGTCGGCCGGCGAGGCCGCCCGGGCGCTGCTGCCGTGGCTGGTGCCCGGCGTGGTCGCCGGCTGCGTCGTGCTGGCGCTCCTGGTGCTGCTCGTCGTGCGGCTCCTGGCGCGCGGGGTCAAGCCCGGCGCGCACCCGCTCCAGAGCCGCGCCGCGCTGTGCGTGTGGGGCACGATCCGGGTGCTCGACGAGGCCCGGACCTGGCTCTTCGCGCTCTACAGCTCCCAGCTCACGCCCCGCTGGCTGCGCCTGCTCGGCGCGCGCATCGGCAAGGACGTCGAGGCCTCGACGGTGCTGATGATCCCGTCGCTGACGACCGTGAGCGACCAGGCGTTCCTGGCTGACGACACCCTGATCGGCGGCTACGAGCTCGGCGGCGGCTGGCTGCGTGCCGAGCGGGTCAAGGTCGGCAAGCGCGCCTTCGTCGGCAACTCCGCGATGGCCGCGCCCGGCCGCAAGGTGCCCAAGCGCTCGCTGGTCGCGGTGCTCTCGGCCGCGCCCGCGCGCGGCACTGTCAAGGCGGGGGAGTCGTGGCTCGGCAGCCCGCCCGCGCCGCTGCGCCGGGCCGAGCAGGGCTCGGCCGACGAGCGGACCTACGCCCCGCCGACCCGGCTCAAGGTCGCCCGCGCCTGCTGGGAACTGGCCCGGCTCGTCCCGATCGCCCTCGCCGTGGCCCTGCACGCGCTGGTGGTGCTCGGCAGCCTGGCCGTGTGGGCCGACCACGGCGCGGTGGCCGGGGCGCTCGTCGTACCGCTGCTGCTGTGGGGAGCCGGCCTCCTGGCCGCCGTCGTCGCGATCGCCGCGAAGTGGCTCCTGGTCGGCCGGGTCCGGGCCGGCGCGCACCCCCTGTGGAGCTCGTTCGTGTGGCGCAACGAGCTGGCCGACACCTTCGTCGAGGTGCTCGCGACACCGTGGTTCGCCGGCCTCGCGACCGGCTCGCCGCTCATCACCCTGTGGTTCCGCGCGATGGGCGCGCGGGTCGGCCGTGGCGTGTGGTGCGAGTCGTACTGGCTGCCCGAGCCCGACCTCGTCGACCTCGGCGACGGCGCCACCGTCAACCAGGGCAGCGTCGTGCAGACCCACCTCTTCCACGACCGCCTGCTCGCCACCGACACCGTCCGGCTGCGCCGCGGCGCCACCCTCGGGCCCAACTCGGTCGTGCTGCCCGCGGCGTCGCTGGGCAAGCACGCTACGGTCGGTCCGGTGTCGTTGGTGATGAGGGGGGAGACGGTGCCGGACAAGACGAGGTGGATCGGGAACCCGATCGGGCCGTGGGCGGAGGACTGA
- a CDS encoding M1 family metallopeptidase, whose protein sequence is MPGLPTADPYLPDHGDPSYSVRHYDLDLVYVPDGNRLRGTAVLSVVVLAETHRLVLDLAGLAATKLRIDGARLKKWSARSNRLVLQLDRAVAAGAELTLTIAYGGSPQPVIDRCHGDAGWEELEDGVIVAAQPHGAPTWFPCNDRPDDKATYRIELSAPSGYTVVANGNLAQKRRRASVDTWTYVMDRPMASYLATVQIGRYDTTEHAPSLVTIAPPDADLAGSFDQQPAMMAFFERVFGDYPFDGYAAVVTDDELEIPLESQSLSTFGRNFCSTDWSQVRLIAHEMAHQWFGNAVTLRHWQDIWLHEGFACYAEWLWSEESGGPHTCDGWACHHHERLADLPQDLVLADPGPELMFDDRVYKRGALALHALRLAVGDESFFGLLKAWAAERRGASVTTAELLEFAGERTGVDVSGLLGPWLFETALPAFPQG, encoded by the coding sequence GTGCCCGGACTTCCCACCGCTGACCCGTACCTGCCCGACCACGGCGATCCGTCGTACTCGGTGCGGCACTACGACCTCGACCTGGTCTACGTGCCCGACGGCAACCGCCTGCGCGGCACCGCCGTCCTGTCGGTCGTCGTGCTCGCCGAGACCCACCGGCTCGTGCTCGACCTGGCCGGGCTCGCCGCGACCAAGCTGCGCATCGACGGTGCCCGGCTCAAGAAGTGGTCGGCCCGCTCGAACCGCCTGGTCCTCCAGCTCGACCGCGCCGTCGCGGCCGGCGCCGAGCTCACCCTGACCATCGCCTACGGCGGCTCGCCGCAGCCGGTCATCGACCGCTGCCACGGCGACGCCGGCTGGGAGGAGCTCGAGGACGGCGTCATCGTCGCGGCCCAGCCGCACGGCGCGCCCACCTGGTTCCCCTGCAACGACCGGCCCGACGACAAGGCGACCTACCGGATCGAGCTCTCCGCGCCCTCCGGCTACACCGTCGTGGCCAACGGGAACCTCGCGCAGAAGCGGCGCCGGGCCAGCGTCGACACGTGGACCTACGTGATGGACCGGCCCATGGCGTCGTACCTGGCGACGGTGCAGATCGGCCGCTACGACACCACCGAGCACGCGCCGTCCCTGGTTACCATCGCGCCGCCCGACGCCGACCTGGCCGGCTCGTTCGACCAGCAGCCCGCGATGATGGCGTTCTTCGAGCGGGTCTTCGGCGACTACCCCTTCGACGGCTATGCCGCGGTCGTCACCGACGACGAGCTCGAGATCCCGCTCGAGAGCCAGAGCCTGTCGACGTTCGGCCGCAACTTCTGCTCGACCGACTGGTCCCAGGTGCGCCTGATCGCCCACGAGATGGCGCACCAGTGGTTCGGCAACGCCGTCACCCTGCGCCACTGGCAGGACATCTGGCTGCACGAGGGCTTCGCCTGCTACGCCGAGTGGCTGTGGTCGGAGGAGTCCGGCGGCCCCCACACCTGCGACGGCTGGGCCTGCCACCACCACGAGCGCCTCGCCGACCTGCCCCAGGACCTGGTGCTCGCCGATCCCGGCCCGGAGCTCATGTTCGACGACCGCGTCTACAAGCGCGGGGCGCTGGCCCTGCACGCGCTGCGCCTCGCCGTCGGAGACGAGTCCTTCTTCGGGCTGCTCAAGGCCTGGGCGGCAGAGCGGCGCGGGGCGTCGGTGACCACGGCGGAGCTCCTGGAGTTCGCGGGGGAGCGGACCGGGGTGGACGTCTCCGGGCTGCTGGGGCCGTGGCTGTTCGAGACCGCGCTGCCGGCTTTTCCCCAGGGCTGA
- a CDS encoding Uma2 family endonuclease, translated as MTVAMEPTEELRRIPMSWGDYLNHPENDGEYYGGCLVVMPTAGKKHQQIVQRLLRLVEADLPAGAEALPSLGWSPSGVRELLIPDLTVFRDDSDEDFLSGIPLLVVEVLSTNRRDDLVAKVQRYAAWRAPSYWIVDPRDHQVLTLELVDGLYLETARHTGGQVVLTYGDAEVPVDLDALLA; from the coding sequence ATGACCGTGGCGATGGAGCCCACCGAAGAGCTGCGGCGCATCCCCATGAGCTGGGGCGACTACCTGAACCACCCCGAGAACGACGGTGAGTACTACGGGGGGTGCCTGGTCGTCATGCCGACCGCAGGCAAGAAGCATCAGCAGATCGTCCAGCGGCTCCTACGCCTGGTCGAGGCCGACCTGCCTGCCGGGGCGGAGGCGCTCCCGTCCCTCGGCTGGTCGCCGTCGGGCGTCCGCGAGCTCCTCATCCCCGACCTGACCGTCTTCCGGGACGACAGCGACGAGGACTTCCTCTCCGGCATCCCGCTGCTGGTCGTCGAGGTGCTCTCCACCAACCGGCGCGACGACCTCGTCGCCAAGGTCCAGCGCTACGCGGCGTGGCGCGCGCCGTCGTACTGGATCGTCGACCCGCGTGACCACCAGGTGCTCACCCTCGAGCTCGTCGACGGCCTCTACCTCGAGACCGCCCGCCACACCGGTGGCCAGGTCGTGCTCACCTACGGCGATGCCGAGGTCCCCGTCGACCTCGACGCCCTGCTCGCCTGA